A stretch of Mesoplodon densirostris isolate mMesDen1 chromosome 9, mMesDen1 primary haplotype, whole genome shotgun sequence DNA encodes these proteins:
- the PEG10 gene encoding LOW QUALITY PROTEIN: retrotransposon-derived protein PEG10 (The sequence of the model RefSeq protein was modified relative to this genomic sequence to represent the inferred CDS: inserted 1 base in 1 codon), which translates to MKQSEENNNLQNQVQKLTEENTSLREQVEPAPEEEEDDIELCGAAAAAAPATPIEEESPEDLPEKFDGNPDMLVPFMAQCQLFMEKSTRDFSVDRVRVCFVTSMMTGRAARWASAKLERSHYLMHNYPAFMTEMKHVFEDPQRREAAKRKIRRLRQGMGSVIDYSNAFQMIAQDLDWNEPALIDQYHEGLSDHIQAELSRLEVAKSLSALIGQCIHIERRLARAAATRKPRSPPRALVMPHVNSHHQVDPTEPVGGARMRLTQEEKERRRKLNLCLYCGNGGHYADNCPAKASKASPXGKLPGPAVEGPSATGPELIRSPQDDAASSPHLQVMLQIHLPGRHTLFVRAMIDSGASGNFIDHEYVAQNGIPLRVKDWPILVEAIDGRPIASGPVVHETHDLIVDLGDHREVLSFDVTQSPFFPIVLGVRWLSTHDPNITWSTRSIVFDSEYCRYHCRMYSPIPPTLPPPAQPSFYYPVEGYRVYQPVRYYYVQNVYTPVDENVYPDHRLVDRNIEMIPGAHSIPSGHVYSLSEPEMAALRDFVARNVKDGLITPTVAPNGAQVLQVKRGWKLQVSYDCRAPNNFTIQNQYPRLSIPNLEDQAHLATYTEYVPQIPGYPTYPAYATYPTYPVGFAWYPVGRDGQGRSLYVPVMITWNPHWYRQPPVPQYPPPQPPPPPPPPPPPPSYSTM; encoded by the exons ATGAAGCAGTCCGAGGAGAACAACAACCTGCAGAACCAGGTACAGAAACTCACAGAGGAGAACACCTCCCTCCGCGAGCAGGTGGAGCCCGCccctgaggaggaggaagatgacaTCGAGCTCTGCGGAGCTGCCGCCGCTGCTGCCCCAGCCACTCCCATCGAGGAAGAGAGCCCAGAAGACCTTCCCGAGAAGTTTGACGGCAACCCAGACATGCTGGTGCCTTTCATGGCCCAGTGCCAGCTCTTCATGGAAAAGAGCACCAGAGATTTCTCTGTTGATCGCGTGCGCGTCTGCTTCGTGACAAGCATGATGACCGGCCGTGCTGCCCGCTGGGCCTCCGCCAAGCTAGAGCGATCACACTACCTGATGCACAACTACCCAGCCTTCATGACCGAAATGAAGCATGTCTTTGAAGACCCTCAGCGGCGCGAGGCTGCCAAACGCAAGATCAGACGTCTGCGCCAAGGCATGGGGTCAGTCATCGACTATTCCAACGCTTTCCAGATGATCGCACAGGACCTGGATTGGAACGAGCCTGCCTTGATTGACCAGTACCACGAGGGCCTCAGCGACCACATTCAGGCGGAGCTGTCGCGCCTCGAAGTCGCCAAGTCGCTGTCCGCGCTGATCGGCCAGTGCATCCACATCGAGAGAAGGCTGGCCCGGGCAGCTGCCACCCGCAAGCCACGCTCCCCGCCACGTGCGCTGGTGATGCCTCACGTCAACAGCCACCACCAGGTAGATCCGACCGAGCCCGTGGGAGGTGCCCGCATGCGCCTgacccaggaagaaaaagaaagacgcCGAAAGCTGAACCTGTGCCTCTACTGTGGGAATGGAGGTCACTATGCCGACAACTGTCCTGCCAAGGCCTCGAAGGCTTCGC GCGGGAAACTCCCCGGCCCCGCTGTAGAGGGACCTTCAGCGACCGGGCCGGAATTAATAAGGTCCCCACAAGATGATGCTGCTTCATCGCCACACTTGCAAGTGATGCTCCAGATTCATCTTCCGGGCAGACACACCCTGTTTGTCCGAGCCATGATCGATTCTGGTGCTTCGGGCAACTTCATTGATCACGAATACGTTGCCCAGAATGGCATTCCTCTGAGAGTCAAGGACTGGCCAATACTTGTAGAAGCGATTGATGGACGTCCCATAGCATCGGGCCCAGTTGTTCACGAAACGCACGACCTGATCGTCGACTTGGGAGATCACCGTGAGGTGCTGTCATTCGATGTGACTCAGTCTCCGTTCTTCCCCATCGTCCTAGGGGTGCGCTGGCTGAGCACACACGATCCCAACATCACGTGGAGCACCCGATCGATCGTCTTCGATTCCGAATATTGCCGATACCATTGCCGGATGTACTCTCCGATACCACCCACGCTCCCACCACCAGCACAACCGTCATTCTATTACCCGGTGGAAGGATACAGAGTTTACCAACCCGTGAGGTATTACTACGTCCAGAATGTGTACACTCCAGTAGATGAAAACGTCTACCCAGACCACCGTCTGGTTGACCGTAACATAGAAATGATCCCTGGAGCGCACAGTATTCCCAGCGGACACGTGTACTCACTGTCGGAACCCGAAATGGCAGCTTTGCGAGATTTTGTGGCCCGAAACGTGAAAGATGGGCTCATTACTCCCACCGTCGCACCCAACGGAGCCCAAGTTCTCCAAGTGAAAAGGGGGTGGAAACTGCAAGTTTCTTACGACTGCCGAGCTCCCAACAATTTCACCATCCAGAATCAGTATCCTCGACTGTCTATTCCAAATTTAGAAGACCAAGCTCACCTGGCAACGTACACTGAATACGTACCTCAAATACCAGGATATCCGACCTACCCTGCATATGCCACGTACCCAACCTACCCGGTAGGATTCGCCTGGTACCCCGTGGGGCGAGATGGACAGGGGCGATCACTGTATGTCCCCGTGATGATCACCTGGAATCCGCATTGGTACCGCCAGCCACCGGTGCCCCAGTACCcaccgccgcagccgccgccacCGCCCCCACCTCCACCGCCGCCGCCGTCTTACAGCACCATGTAA